Proteins encoded by one window of Erythrobacter sp.:
- a CDS encoding nitronate monooxygenase yields the protein MAFKGLTPIVYGGKEVWPLVEGGKGVSATNHASSGAWAAAGGIGTVSAVNADSYDAEGKIVPQVYDALTRKERHEQLVRYAIDGATEQVKRAHEISGGQGAININVLWEMGGAQQVLEGVLEQTKGLVTGVTCGAGMPYKLAEIAARYEVNYLPIISSARAFRALWKRSYHKVSELMAAVVYEDPWLAGGHNGLSNAEDPKKPEDPYPRVAALRATMRAEGISDSVPIIMAGGVWFLREWDNWIDNPELGQIAFQYGTRPLLTEESPIPQGWKDLLRTLDEGDILLHRFSPTGFYSSAVRNPFLRNLEARSERQIPYSKVSAGEHTVQLDVGVKGKNFWVTPQDRERARGWAALGHTEALKTPDDTVVFVTPEERAVIRKDQADCMGCLSHCGFSSWKDHDDYTTGRLADPRSFCIQKTLQDIAHGGPVDENLAFAGHAAYRFKTDPFYSNNYTPTVKQLVDRILTGD from the coding sequence ATGGCATTTAAGGGACTCACTCCCATTGTTTATGGCGGCAAGGAAGTTTGGCCGCTAGTGGAAGGCGGCAAGGGCGTTTCGGCAACCAACCACGCCAGCAGCGGCGCCTGGGCGGCCGCGGGCGGCATCGGCACGGTCAGCGCGGTGAATGCCGACAGCTACGACGCCGAAGGCAAGATCGTACCGCAGGTGTACGATGCACTGACCCGCAAGGAACGGCACGAACAACTGGTCCGCTACGCCATCGACGGCGCGACCGAACAGGTGAAGCGCGCGCACGAGATTTCCGGCGGGCAGGGCGCGATCAACATCAACGTATTGTGGGAAATGGGCGGCGCGCAGCAAGTGCTCGAAGGCGTGCTCGAACAGACCAAGGGGCTGGTCACCGGCGTCACCTGCGGTGCGGGGATGCCGTACAAGCTGGCCGAGATCGCCGCGCGGTATGAAGTGAATTACCTGCCGATCATCAGCTCCGCCCGCGCTTTCCGCGCGCTGTGGAAGCGCAGCTATCACAAGGTTTCCGAGCTGATGGCGGCTGTGGTCTATGAAGACCCTTGGCTGGCAGGGGGGCACAACGGCCTTTCGAACGCGGAAGACCCGAAGAAGCCCGAAGATCCGTACCCCCGTGTAGCCGCCTTGCGCGCAACTATGCGGGCGGAAGGGATTTCGGACTCGGTGCCGATCATCATGGCGGGCGGAGTGTGGTTCCTGCGCGAATGGGACAATTGGATCGACAATCCCGAGCTGGGCCAGATCGCCTTTCAGTACGGCACGCGCCCGCTACTGACCGAGGAGAGCCCGATCCCACAGGGTTGGAAGGACCTGCTCCGCACGCTCGACGAGGGCGACATCCTGCTGCACCGCTTCAGCCCCACCGGCTTCTACAGCTCGGCTGTGCGCAATCCCTTCCTGCGCAATCTGGAAGCACGCAGCGAGCGGCAGATCCCCTATTCGAAGGTTTCTGCGGGCGAGCATACGGTGCAGCTCGATGTCGGGGTGAAGGGCAAGAACTTCTGGGTCACCCCGCAGGATCGCGAACGCGCCCGCGGCTGGGCGGCGCTGGGCCATACCGAAGCGCTGAAGACACCCGATGACACGGTAGTGTTCGTCACCCCGGAAGAACGTGCGGTGATCCGCAAGGACCAGGCCGATTGCATGGGCTGCCTGTCGCACTGCGGGTTCTCCTCGTGGAAGGACCACGACGATTACACGACCGGTCGCCTCGCCGATCCGCGCAGCTTCTGCATCCAGAAGACATTGCAGGACATCGCCCACGGCGGCCCGGTGGACGAAAACCTCGCGTTTGCGGGACACGCTGCCTACCGGTTCAAGACCGACCCGTTCTATTCGAACAATTACACTCCGACAGTGAAGCAGTTGGTCGACCGGATTTTGACGGGAGATTGA
- a CDS encoding ammonium transporter: MLRNTGFARLAALVLTPFAGVATPQLALAQELTSVAQNDSGDTAWVMVCSALVLLMALPGLGLFYGGLVRAKNFLSVLLQVAAVAGLASVLWVMVGYTLAFGDSLSGMIGNGAKWMLIDLTILREGMVLPESTFALFQMTFAAITPALMVGAWVDRARFGWVLAFTALWGLLVYAPVAHWIWGGGWLGQLGVVDFAGGLVVHTTAGVSALVVALLLGKRQGFPGPALLPHAPGLTMLGAMLLWVGWFGFNGGSALTATDDASSAIINTHVAAAVAALVWVAVEKAKFGKPTTVGFATGAIAGLATITPAAGFITPGSAILIGVAGALVCFWAIGLVKNKLAIDDSLDVFAVHGVGGMLGTVLLGVFIWGGVGGMGYTALVDMPLAVGVQAFGVLVVALFSAVATALIAVGVSMFIPMRVTEDEEVQGLDLTSHGERGWSMD, from the coding sequence ATGTTACGCAACACGGGTTTCGCCAGGCTCGCGGCGCTGGTGCTCACGCCATTCGCAGGGGTTGCCACACCGCAACTGGCACTGGCCCAGGAATTGACCAGCGTCGCCCAGAACGACAGCGGCGATACGGCTTGGGTGATGGTCTGTAGTGCGTTGGTGCTGCTGATGGCGCTGCCGGGTCTCGGCCTGTTCTATGGCGGGCTGGTACGGGCGAAGAACTTCCTTTCGGTGCTGCTGCAAGTCGCGGCGGTTGCCGGGCTGGCTTCGGTGCTGTGGGTAATGGTCGGCTATACACTCGCCTTCGGGGACAGCCTCAGCGGCATGATCGGCAACGGCGCGAAATGGATGCTGATCGATCTCACCATCCTGCGCGAAGGCATGGTCTTGCCCGAAAGCACTTTCGCCCTGTTCCAGATGACCTTTGCCGCGATTACTCCCGCGCTGATGGTGGGCGCCTGGGTGGACCGTGCGCGGTTCGGCTGGGTGCTGGCTTTCACCGCGCTCTGGGGCCTGCTGGTCTATGCTCCAGTGGCGCATTGGATCTGGGGCGGCGGCTGGCTGGGGCAGCTGGGCGTGGTCGATTTCGCCGGTGGGCTGGTGGTGCATACCACGGCGGGCGTTTCCGCGCTCGTGGTGGCACTGTTGCTGGGCAAGCGGCAGGGCTTCCCCGGCCCGGCCCTGCTGCCCCACGCACCCGGACTGACGATGCTCGGCGCGATGCTGCTGTGGGTCGGCTGGTTCGGCTTCAACGGCGGCAGCGCGCTGACCGCGACCGACGACGCCTCCAGCGCGATCATCAACACCCATGTCGCCGCCGCGGTGGCCGCGCTGGTGTGGGTGGCGGTGGAAAAGGCCAAGTTCGGCAAGCCCACCACGGTCGGCTTTGCCACGGGAGCGATCGCCGGGCTGGCGACCATCACGCCCGCCGCAGGCTTTATCACCCCCGGTTCGGCAATCCTGATCGGCGTGGCCGGGGCGCTGGTGTGCTTCTGGGCAATCGGGCTGGTGAAGAACAAGCTGGCGATCGACGATTCGCTCGATGTCTTCGCCGTGCACGGTGTGGGCGGAATGCTCGGCACTGTGCTGCTGGGCGTGTTCATCTGGGGCGGCGTCGGCGGCATGGGTTACACCGCGCTTGTCGATATGCCGCTGGCTGTGGGCGTGCAGGCATTCGGCGTGCTGGTGGTGGCGTTATTCAGCGCCGTCGCGACCGCCCTGATCGCCGTGGGCGTCAGCATGTTTATTCCGATGCGAGTGACCGAGGACGAGGAAGTCCAGGGACTCGACCTGACCAGCCACGGCGAACGCGGATGGTCGATGGATTGA
- a CDS encoding acetyl-CoA C-acyltransferase, producing the protein MSTFNAADPIVILSYARTPMGAMQGVLADVSATDLGATAVKAAVERAGVSGDDVDRIYMGCVLPAGLGQAPARQAAIKAGLPLSAQATTVNKVCGSGMQTVIMGAEALATGNVDTVIAGGMESMTNAPYLLKKHRSGARIGHDTAYDHMFLDGLEDAYENGRAMGTFAQDMADKYQLTREEMDDYSVTSLSRANAAIASGAFADEIVPVTYSSRAGEVTVDTDEAPGKGRPEKIPTLRPAFAKDGTITAATSSSISDGAAAVVLTRKSVADAKSLAPVATVIGMTAHAQAPAEFTIAPVGAIQKLLDQTGWSVADVDLWEVNEAFACVAMFAMQDIGIAHDKINVNGGGTALGHPIGASGTRIIVTLLNALKQQGKKRGIASLCIGGGEATAVAVELA; encoded by the coding sequence ATGTCCACGTTCAACGCTGCCGATCCGATTGTCATCCTCTCCTACGCGCGCACGCCGATGGGTGCGATGCAGGGCGTGCTGGCGGATGTCTCCGCCACCGATCTGGGCGCAACTGCGGTGAAGGCGGCAGTCGAGCGCGCGGGTGTTTCTGGCGATGATGTCGATCGCATTTATATGGGCTGCGTGCTCCCCGCCGGTCTGGGCCAGGCCCCTGCCCGTCAGGCGGCCATCAAGGCAGGCCTGCCGCTCTCCGCACAGGCGACCACGGTGAACAAGGTCTGTGGCAGCGGAATGCAGACGGTCATCATGGGGGCGGAAGCACTCGCCACCGGCAATGTCGATACGGTGATCGCGGGCGGCATGGAGAGCATGACCAATGCGCCCTACCTGCTCAAGAAACACCGCAGCGGCGCCCGGATCGGGCACGATACGGCCTACGATCACATGTTCCTCGACGGGCTGGAAGATGCCTACGAAAATGGCCGCGCGATGGGCACTTTCGCGCAAGACATGGCCGACAAGTACCAGCTCACTCGCGAGGAGATGGATGACTATTCGGTAACTTCGCTCTCCCGCGCCAATGCCGCCATCGCCAGCGGTGCGTTCGCCGACGAGATCGTGCCAGTAACCTATTCGAGCCGTGCGGGCGAAGTGACGGTCGACACCGACGAGGCACCCGGCAAGGGTCGCCCGGAGAAAATTCCAACGCTGCGCCCCGCCTTTGCGAAGGACGGCACGATCACCGCCGCCACATCTTCCTCGATTTCCGACGGCGCGGCTGCCGTAGTGCTTACGCGCAAGAGCGTGGCCGATGCCAAGAGCCTGGCCCCCGTCGCCACAGTGATCGGCATGACCGCTCACGCGCAGGCCCCGGCTGAGTTCACCATCGCCCCGGTGGGCGCGATCCAGAAGTTGCTTGACCAGACCGGCTGGAGCGTTGCCGACGTCGATCTATGGGAAGTAAACGAAGCATTTGCCTGCGTCGCCATGTTCGCCATGCAGGATATCGGCATCGCCCACGACAAGATCAACGTGAACGGCGGCGGCACTGCGCTTGGCCACCCCATCGGCGCCAGCGGCACCCGGATCATCGTCACCCTGCTCAATGCCCTGAAGCAGCAAGGCAAGAAGCGCGGTATTGCCAGCCTGTGCATCGGTGGTGGCGAAGCGACAGCAGTAGCCGTGGAACTCGCCTGA
- a CDS encoding coniferyl aldehyde dehydrogenase — protein sequence MPTADSLTALLGLQRQAFIAARPETLAVRKDRLDRLIALLADNSKALCDAMSEDYGNRSPVQSMISDVLVSIQFAKYCRGNISRWAKPSNRSVQFPLGMLGAKAQVRYEPKGVVGIISPWNFPVNLAFGPLAQVLAAGNRAMLKPSEFTPVTSDLIAELVAKHFAPEEVAVVIGGADVAADFSALPFDHLVFTGSTATGRKVMQAAAANLVPVTLELGGKSPVVIGKHADLERAGSRIVTGKLMNAGQICLAPDYLLVPEGMEDGVIASLELGVMDQYPTLRDNPDYASVINDKQFARLQAMVADAREKGGEVIEINPANEDFSAGNQRKMPLTVIRNPTDAMQAMQEEIFGPVLPILTYRHIDEAIARINGADRPLGLYYFGEDAAERERVLTRTISGGVTINDVIFHVSAEDLPFGGTGPSGIGAYHGPEGFREFSHARSVYTQPKIDVAGLAGLKPPYGERAQKVLKLLARK from the coding sequence ATGCCCACCGCCGACTCGCTCACAGCTCTTCTGGGCCTCCAGCGACAGGCCTTCATTGCCGCGCGGCCAGAAACGCTGGCCGTGCGCAAGGACCGGCTTGATCGGCTGATCGCGCTGCTGGCCGACAATTCCAAGGCGCTGTGCGACGCGATGAGCGAGGATTATGGCAACCGCTCTCCAGTGCAGAGCATGATTTCGGACGTGCTGGTTTCGATCCAGTTTGCCAAATACTGCCGGGGCAATATTTCCCGCTGGGCAAAGCCGAGCAATCGCAGCGTGCAATTCCCGCTCGGGATGCTGGGGGCCAAGGCGCAGGTGCGGTATGAACCCAAGGGCGTGGTGGGGATCATCAGCCCGTGGAATTTCCCGGTGAACCTCGCCTTCGGGCCGTTGGCGCAGGTTCTGGCGGCAGGCAACCGGGCGATGCTCAAGCCGAGCGAGTTTACCCCGGTGACCAGCGATCTGATTGCCGAGCTGGTGGCCAAGCATTTCGCTCCGGAGGAAGTGGCCGTGGTGATCGGCGGGGCGGATGTGGCGGCGGACTTCTCGGCGCTGCCCTTCGATCACCTCGTCTTTACCGGATCGACCGCCACCGGGCGCAAGGTGATGCAGGCGGCGGCGGCAAACCTGGTGCCGGTGACTCTGGAACTGGGCGGCAAGAGCCCGGTGGTGATCGGCAAGCACGCCGATCTGGAGCGGGCGGGATCGCGGATCGTCACCGGCAAGCTGATGAACGCGGGGCAAATCTGCCTCGCCCCCGATTACCTGCTGGTGCCCGAAGGCATGGAAGATGGCGTCATTGCGTCGTTGGAACTCGGGGTGATGGACCAGTATCCCACCCTCCGCGACAATCCCGATTACGCAAGCGTTATTAACGACAAGCAATTCGCCCGTTTGCAGGCGATGGTGGCCGATGCGCGTGAGAAGGGCGGGGAGGTGATCGAGATCAACCCCGCGAACGAGGATTTCAGCGCGGGCAACCAGCGCAAGATGCCGCTTACCGTGATCCGCAATCCGACCGATGCCATGCAGGCGATGCAGGAAGAAATTTTCGGCCCGGTGCTGCCGATCCTCACCTATCGGCACATCGATGAGGCGATTGCCCGGATCAACGGGGCCGATCGCCCGCTAGGCCTCTACTATTTCGGCGAGGATGCAGCGGAGCGCGAGCGGGTGCTGACGCGGACCATATCGGGCGGCGTGACGATCAACGATGTTATCTTTCACGTATCGGCGGAAGACCTGCCGTTCGGTGGCACCGGTCCGAGCGGGATCGGCGCCTACCACGGCCCGGAAGGGTTCCGCGAATTCAGCCATGCGCGCAGCGTCTATACGCAGCCGAAGATTGACGTGGCGGGGCTGGCGGGGCTGAAGCCGCCCTATGGCGAGAGAGCGCAAAAGGTGCTGAAGCTGCTGGCGCGCAAATAG